A region from the Vicia villosa cultivar HV-30 ecotype Madison, WI linkage group LG3, Vvil1.0, whole genome shotgun sequence genome encodes:
- the LOC131661490 gene encoding ultraviolet-B receptor UVR8-like, with product MDATTSGTPTIQYHNITDQTITAIVVATPLPTFQRQQRHCLGNSTPGEFPLSANPSIVLHVLTACNLDPQDLAKLEATCSFFRQPANFAPDLALSLSELAAFDMCQKRAIFKPMTTEERQDLKQRCGGSWKLVLRYLLAGEACCRREKSQAIAGPGHSIAVTSKGDVYSFGSNSSGQLGHGTTDEEWRPRPIRTLQGIRIIQAAAGAGRTMLITDSGQVYAFGKDSFGEAEYGGQGSKTVTTPQLVESLKNIFVVQAAIGNFFTAVLSREGRVYTFSWGNDGKLGHHTDPNDMEPHPLLGALENIPVVQIAAGYCYLLCLACQPSGMSVYSVGCGLGGKLGHGTRTDEKFPRLIEQFQTLNIQPMVVAAGAWHAAVVGQDGRVCTWGWGRYGCLGHGNEECEAAPKVVDALANVKAVHVATGDYTTFVVSEDGDVYSFGCGESASLGHNAVNDAQGNRHANVLNPELVTSLKQINERVVQISLTNSIYWNAHTFALTESGKLYGFGAGDKGQLGIELVANQTERVNPERVDIDLG from the exons ATGGATGCCACAACGAGCGGAACCCCTACTATTCAATACCATAACATCACTGACCAGACAATTACTGCCATTGTTGTTGCCACACCACTTCCGACATTTCAAAGGCAACAACGACATTGCTTAGGAAACTCTACTCCCGGAGAGTTTCCTTTGTCTGCTAATCCTTCTATTGTCCTCCATGTCCTTACTGCGTGTAATTTGGATCCTCAAGACCTTGCTAAACTAGAG GCAACATGTTCCTTCTTCAGGCAGCCAGCAAACTTTGCTCCGGATTTAGCGCTGTCGTTATCCGAGCTTGCTGCATTTGACATGTGTCAGAAGAGAGCCATCTTTAAGCCAATGACAACAGAAGAAAGGCAAGATTTGAAGCAAAGATGTGGAGGCTCTTGGAAGTTGGTTCTGAGGTATTTATTGGCTGGAGAAGCATGTTGCAGGAGGGAGAAATCACAGGCAATAGCAGGTCCTGGTCACAGCATTGCTGTGACATCTAAAGGGGATGTTTATTCATTTGGATCCAACAGTTCGGGACAACTCGGGCACGGCACCACCGATGAAGAATGGCGACCACGGCCAATAAG AACTTTGCAAGGCATTCGAATTATACAAGCTGCTGCCGGTGCTGGAAGGACAATGTTGATCACTGATTCTGGACAAGTCTATGCATTCGGAAAAGATTCTTTCGGAGAAGCTGAATATGGAGGTCAAGGATCTAAAACTGTCACAACTCCACAATTGGTGGAGTCTTTGAAAAACATATTTGTTGTCCAAGCTGCAATCGGTAACTTTTTCACAGCTGTATTGTCAAGAGAAGGCAGGGTTTATACATTTTCTTGGGGTAATGACGGAAAACTCGGCCACCACACTGATCCAAATGATATGGAACCTCATCCTTTATTAGGAGCTTTGGAAAACATACCAGTAGTGCAAATTGCTGCTGGATATTGCTACCTTCTTTGTTTGGCTTGTCAACCTAGTGGAAT GTCAGTGTACTCAGTTGGGTGTGGCTTGGGAGGCAAGCTAGGACACGGAACAAGAACTGATGAGAAGTTCCCTCGTTTGATCGAACAGTTCCAGACGCTAAACATTCAACCCATGGTGGTTGCAGCCGGCGCATGGCACGCTGCAGTGGTTGGACAGGATGGTCGTGTCTGCACATGGGGATGGGGCCGATACGGTTGTTTGGGACATGGGAATGAAGAATGTGAAGCAGCACCTAAGGTAGTAGATGCATTGGCCAATGTCAAAGCCGTTCATGTTGCAACAGGCGATTACACAACCTTTGTGGTGTCTGAAGATGGTGATGTTTATTCATTCGGTTGTGGAGAATCTGCTAGTCTTGGTCATAATGCAGTAAACGATGCACAG GGAAACAGGCATGCAAATGTGTTGAATCCCGAGCTTGTGACATCACTGAAGCAGATCAACGAAAGGGTGGTACAGATTAGTCTGACAAATTCCATATACTGGAACGCTCATACCTTTGCTCTAACCGAATCAGGGAAGCTTTATGGATTTGGGGCTGGAGACAAAGGACAGTTAGGAATTGAACTTGTTGCGAACCAGACAGAAAGGGTAAATCCGGAACGGGTTGACATTGATCTCGGCTAA